The proteins below come from a single Drosophila suzukii chromosome X, CBGP_Dsuzu_IsoJpt1.0, whole genome shotgun sequence genomic window:
- the sdt gene encoding uncharacterized protein sdt isoform X2: MQANSSRSNLSAQSSGTPSASTISSSQGKQQVVELSGYVIILVENVEGKIKLYGSPPDRDNLEVGDEILEVNGLTLENISRTEVIRHIHDCIKSCTICLRVRKKNDSRLAWDIGNSVQDAFVIAVEEHARERLQRLAALNRVTPVDITQLSKKLQQTKSGTTTSQRQDLSFLNESTPIYVTSFTSNQITCSSSTMTTATAGGPISAPSLATATTTVPTASSSSSAMHTTTVVAQIEHGASALVSAAVAAATAADRNANSTTSAALKQTVNCMGSGASASASAGATTGSSSTSSATGHIYQTSQAQQQQLQQLQQQLAAAAAAGKPLQAKSLLASSLQHLAEEVDNEDLDDDDDVDGANYCGITYISYNNKHAQLPTTTLPATTALPAAAATLATTAAIHQQRVQQQQQQLHHHSSNYPPTGAATSSHLNRPSAPAPLQLGGPINPCFVDAQTSTSPLMLQQQQQQQQDVALASSSSVLMERHVHGTTTPKTEYSTAISSGQLQQAFAELQLHSSNNNATLQQQHHQQQQQQHLLLSNNNNSNNSMAAAQTTASLMKNCDLLISNNLYPPRRELLEDVLVHQASDVHLYGPGATAAIASSSSRSQQQHQLLSAAYELQQQQLQLQQQQQQQNSPTSSISIGRTEILLGDQSLRQDPRGNRRRSGSSIVVLDGDDLKPCLPDDYISGQHHLNHQQQLQLQQQLQQQHPLQQQHYRTHSGDIREIDQEMLTMLSVNQDNGPHREMAVDCPDTFIARNKTPPRYPPPRPPQKQQQLQQQQQQLQVATTGATTTQVAQQQTPSHKLQATLSSDPNGNSNSNGNGNGNTNTVGSSSSNNSSITDDFLCVVDGLYQRKDSASPSSSAFDEVMSKHTLDSFGSIAYRHLHQQHQATSNGNSSNSNSNSNSNCNGNTSSNTADSSKTNTVAGVTSNSSNSNSLNSSNSSMHTSSSSSGHSSNIASATSTSSSTVPDDLSLAPPGYEVSQQQHHVAPVSVLLPPMAKHRELPVDVPDSFIEMVKTPPRYPPPAHLSSRGSLLSNGSASTAHTTLSSMGVSPSPVTATAAAATTATAAAAATAAAAATSACATASVAAAVSGVADGDARRVADELNGNAKPVPPPRDHLRVEKDGRLVNCSPAPQLPDRRAPGNASSGSSSGPPHPLQQQQIAQIVEPTLEQLDSIKKYQEQLRRRREEEERIAQQNEFLRNSLRGSRKLKALQDTATPGKAVAQQQQQATQVTQVVGVENEAYLPDEDQPQAEQIDGYGELITALTRLQSQLSKSGLSTLAGRVSAAHSVLASASVAHVLAARTAVLQRRRSRHSGPLHHSALGLQKDIVELLTQSNTAAAIELGNLLTSHEMEGLLLAHDRIANHTDGTPSPTPTPTPAILGGVVVSGHSSPVTGPKRNLGMVVPPPVVPPPLAQRGAMPLPRGESPPPVPMPPLASMPMNLPMSACFGTLNDQNDNIRIIQIEKSTEPLGATVRNEGEAVVIGRIVRGGAAEKSGLLHEGDEILEVNGQELRGKTVNEVCALLGAMQGTLTFLIVPAGSPPVHGGVMGGGPTGNTLAGLGGAHRDTAVLHVRAHFDYDPEDDLYIPCRELGISFQKGDVLHVISREDPNWWQAYREGEEDQTLAGLIPSQSFQHQRETMKLAIAEEAGLARSRGKDGSGSKGATLLCARKGRKKKKKASSEAGYPLYATTAPDETDPEEILTYEEVALYYPRATHKRPIVLIGPPNIGRHELRQRLMADSERFSAAVPLFYLLEERLRPAKAKAQVKDTSRARREGEVPGVDYHFITRQAFEADILARRFVEHGEYEKAYYGTSLEAIRTVVASGKICVLNLHPQSLKLLRASDLKPYVVLVAPPSLDKLRQKKLRNGEPFKEEELKDIIATARDMEARWGHLFDMIIINNDTERAYHQLLAEINSLEREPQWVPAQWVHNNRDES, from the exons CTGCAACAAACCAAGAGCGGCACGACAACGAGTCAGCGGCAGGACCTCAGCTTCCTGAACGAGTCGACGCCGATCTATGTGACGTCCTTCACGAGCAACCAGATCACCTGCAGCAGTTCCACGATGACGACGGCCACCGCCGGCGGCCCGATCAGTGCCCCATCCCTGGCGACGGCCACCACGACGGTGCCGACGGCATCCTCCTCCTCATCAGCGATGCACACCACCACGGTGGTGGCCCAAATCGAGCATGGAGCATCGGCGCTGGTCAGTGCCGCTGTGGCAGCAGCAACGGCCGCCGATCGGAATGCGAATAGCACCACATCGGCGGCATTAAAGCAAACTGTTAACTGCATGGGGAGTGGTGCAAGTGCAAGTGCAAGTGCAGGTGCAACCACTGGGAGTAGCTCTACCAGCAGTGCCACCGGTCACATTTACCAGACCAGCCAGGCGCAACAGCAGCAGTTGCAACAGTTGCAGCAGCAACTTGCCGCCGCAGCGGCAGCGGGGAAACCCCTCCAGGCTAAATCCCTGCTGGCCAGCAGCCTGCAACATCTCGCCGAGGAGGTGGACAACGAGGATTTGGACGATGATGACGACGTGGATGGGGCCAACTATTGTGGCATAACCTATATCAGCTATAACAACAAGCATGCCCAGTTGCCGACGACAACGCTGCCGGCGACCACTGCCTTgccagcggcagcagcaacattggccaccacagcagcaatACACCAGCAAAGggtgcaacagcagcagcagcagttgcaccaccacagcagcaactACCCACCAACAGGAGCAGCAACATCCAGCCATCTCAATCGACCCTCGGCACCGGCACCACTGCAACTCGGAGGACCCATCAATCCCTGTTTCGTGGATGCCCAGACATCAACGTCGCCGCTGATgttgcaacagcagcagcaacagcagcaggatGTGGCACTTGCCTCATCATCGTCAGTGTTGATGGAGCGACATGTACATGGCACCACCACGCCCAAAACCGAGTACTCCACGGCCATTTCCAGTGGCCAACTGCAGCAGGCCTTTGCCGAATTGCAACTTCACTCCAGCAACAATAATGCCAcactgcagcagcaacaccatcagcaacagcagcagcaacacttACTTTtaagcaacaacaataatagcAATAATTCAATGGCAGCGGCACAGACAACGGCATCCCTGATGAAGAATTGTGATCTACTGATATCGAACAATCTGTATCCACCGAGAAGAGAG TTACTAGAAGACGTCTTAGTCCATCAAGCCAGTGATGTCCATTTATATGGCCCAGGTGCAACAGCAGCAAtcgccagcagcagcagcagatcacagcagcaacatcagttGCTGAGTGCCGCCTACGagttgcagcagcagcaattgcaactgcaacagcagcagcagcaacagaacAGTCCCACAAGTAGCATATCAATAGGAAGAACTGAAATTTTACTGGGCGATCAGAGTTTGCGGCAGGATCCCAGAGG GAATCGCCGGCGCTCCGGCTCGAGCATTGTTGTGCTGGACGGCGACGACTTGAAGCCATGTCTGCCGGATGACTACATAAGCGGCCAGCACCACCTgaaccaccagcagcagctgcaattgcagcagcagctacagcagcaacatccgCTCCAGCAGCAACACTATCGCACGCACTCGGGCGACATCAGGGAGATTGACCAGGAAATGCTGACCATGCTGTCGGTGAACCAAGATAACG GTCCACACCGTGAGATGGCCGTCGATTGTCCGGACACGTTCATCGCACGCAACAAGACGCCACCCAGATATCCGCCACCCCGTCCACCGCAG aagcaacaacaactgcagcagcagcagcaacaattgCAAGTAGCAACCACAggggcaacaacaacacaagTCGCCCAACAACAGACGCCCAGCCACAAGTTGCAGGCAACTCTAAGCAGCGATCCAAatggcaacagcaacagcaatggCAACGGCAACGGCAACACCAACACCgtcggcagcagcagcagcaacaacagcagcatcACGGACGACTTTCTGTGCGTCGTGGATGGTCTATATCAGCGCAAGGACTCGGCCTCGCCCTCATCGAGTGCCTTCGATGAGGTGATGAGCAAACATACCCTGGACTCCTTTGGCAGCATCGCCTATCGTCACCTGCACCAGCAACATCAGGCGACGAGCAACGGCAACAGCAGCaatagcaacagcaacagcaatagtAATTGCAATGGCAATACCAGCAGCAATACAGCTGATTCGAGTAAAACCAATACAGTAGCCGGTGTGAcgagcaacagcagcaacagcaactcgctgaacagcagcaacagctcgatgcacaccagcagcagcagcagcggtcacagcagcaacattgcAAGTGCCACATCCACCAGCAGCTCAACGGTGCCCGATGATTTGAGCCTGGCGCCACCTGGCTACGAGGTgagccagcagcaacatcatgTTGCTCCCGTGTCGGTGTTGCTGCCGCCGATGGCAAAGCATCGCGAGTTGCCCGTGGATGTACCAGACAGCTTTATCGAGATGGTGAAGACCCCGCCAAGATATCCGCCACCTGCTCACCTCTCTTCTCGCGGATCGCTTTTGTCGAACGGCAGCGCCTCCACCGCCCACACCACGCTCTCCTCGATGGGCGTGTCGCCTTCGCCTGTaactgcaacagcagcagcagcgacaacagcaactgcagcagcagcagcaacagcggCAGCAGCGGCAACATCGGCATGTGCAACCGCaagtgttgctgctgcggtttCTGGTGTTGCTGACGGCGATGCGAGGCGGGTGGCCGATGAG CTCAATGGAAATGCGAAGCCCGTGCCGCCGCCACGTGATCATTTGCGGGTGGAGAAGGATGGGCGGCTGGTCAACTGCTCCCCCGCCCCCCAACTTCCGGATCGAAGGGCGCCCGGAAATGcgagcagcggcagcagcagcggtCCGCCGCATccgctgcagcagcagcagatcgCCCAGATCGTGGAGCCCACTTTGGAGCAGCTGGACAGCATCAAAAAATACCAG GAGCAACTGCGCCGGCGACgcgaggaggaggagcgcATAGCGCAGCAGAATGAGTTCCTGCGGAACAGCCTGCGTGGTTCCCGGAAGCTGAAGGCGCTCCAGGACACGGCCACGCCCGGCAAGGCGGTGgcccaacagcagcagcaggccaCGCAGGTCACCCAGGTGGTGGGCGTGGAGAATGAGGCCTATCTGCCCGACGAGGATCAGCCGCAGGCGGAGCAGATCGATG GCTATGGCGAGTTGATAACCGCCCTCACCCGCCTCCAAAGCCAGCTGAGCAAGAGTGGGCTGAGCACCCTGGCGGGCAGGGTTTCGGCCGCCCACAGTGTCCTGGCCAGCGCCAGTGTGGCCCATGTCCTGGCCGCCCGCACCGCTGTCCTCCAGCGACGGCGTTCCCGCCACTCTGGCCCACTGCATCACAGTGCCCTCGGTCTGCAAAAGGACATTGTGGAGCTGCTCACCCAATCGAATACGGCGGCGGCGATCGAACTGGGCAACCTGCTGACCAGCCACGAAATGGAGGGTCTGCTCCTGGCCCACGATCGCATTGCCAATCACACGGATGGCACGCCCTCAcccacgcccacgcccacGCCGGCGATTTTGGGAGGAGTGGTGGTCAGTGGTCACAGCAGTCCGGTGACAGGACCCAAACGGAATCTGGGTATGGTGGTGCCACCACCTGTGGTCCCACCGCCACTGGCGCAGCGAGGAGCGATGCCACTGCCACGCGGGGAATCCCCACCGCCGGTGCCCATGCCACCACTGGCCAGTATGCCCATGAATCTGCCGATGAGTGCGTGCTTTGGCACACTGAACGATCAGAACGACAACATCCGGATCATACAGATTGAAAAGTCCACAGAGCCACTGGGCGCCACCGTGCGCAACGAAGGCGAGGCGGTGGTCATCGGAAGGATTGTCCGTGGTGGAGCGGCAGAGAAGTCGGGACTTCTGCACGAGGGCGACGAGATCCTGGAGGTCAATGGTCAGGAGTTGCGGGGCAAGACGGTGAACGAGGTGTGCGCCCTACTGGGCGCCATGCAGGGCACCCTGACCTTCCTCATTGTCCCAGCCGGCAGTCCACCCGTCCATGGCGGTGTGATGGGCGGTGGGCCAACGGGCAACACCCTGGCCGGATTGGGCGGTGCCCATCGGGACACCGCCGTGCTGCATGTGCGGGCGCACTTCGACTACGATCCGGAGGATGATCTGTATATACCCTGCCGGGAGCTGGGCATCAGCTTCCAGAAGGGCGATGTGCTGCACGTGATCAGCCGCGAGGATCCCAACTGGTGGCAGGCGTATCGCGAGGGCGAGGAGGACCAGACGCTGGCCGGTCTAATTCCTAGTCAGTCGTTCCAGCATCAGCGCGAGACGATGAAGCTGGCCATTGCGGAGGAGGCGGGATTGGCGCGATCCCGGGGCAAGGACGGATCGGGCAGCAAAGGGGCCACGCTCCTCTGTGCGCGCAAGGGTcgcaaaaagaagaagaaggcCAGCTCCGAGGCGGG GTATCCCTTGTACGCCACCACGGCTCCGGATGAGACGGACCCGGAGGAGATACTCACCTATGAGGAGGTGGCCCTGTACTATCCCCGCGCCACCCACAAGCGGCCCATCGTCCTCATCGGCCCGCCCAACATTGGTAGACATGAGCTGCGCCAACGCCTGATGGCTGACTCGGAGCGATTCTCCGCCGCAGTGCCAC TCTTCTATTTACTGGAGGAGCGGCTCAGGCCGGCCAAGGCCAAGGCTCAGGTCAAGG ACACGTCACGAGCCCGCAGGGAGGGCGAAGTGCCCGGAGTGGATTACCACTTTATCACGCGCCAAGCCTTCGAGGCGGATATTTTGGCGCGTCGCTTTGTGGAGCACGGTGAATACGAGAAGGCCTACTACG GCACATCACTGGAGGCCATTCGCACGGTGGTGGCCAGCGGCAAGATCTGTGTGCTCAACCTGCATCCGCAGAGCCTAAAGCTGCTGCGCGCCTCCGACCTCAAGCCGTATGTGGTCCTGGTGGCGCCGCCCAGTCTGGACAAGCTGCGCCAAAAGAAGCTGCGCAACGGCGAACCCTTCAAG GAGGAAGAGCTCAAAGACATCATTGCCACGGCCAGGGATATGGAGGCCCGTTGGGGTCACCTGTTCGATATGATCATCATCAACAACGACACGGAGCGCGCCTACCACCAGCTGCTGGCCGAGATCAACTCGCTGGAACGGGAGCCGCAGTGGGTGCCCGCCCAGTGGGTGCACAACAATCGCGACGAGTCATAA
- the sdt gene encoding protein PALS1 isoform X12 — protein sequence MVVSTLHITLENNGNVAGGQPAVAAVVGAATSPTKFAQLSVQQLQLQHQQQNEKENHMNNNNNSDYCDMNGNGIASGVPGSGPLSPHSPEQYAGSPVSSTATPQRTASALRRGIQIQRSSTRLRQQQEQLRRRREEEERIAQQNEFLRNSLRGSRKLKALQDTATPGKAVAQQQQQATQVTQVVGVENEAYLPDEDQPQAEQIDGYGELITALTRLQSQLSKSGLSTLAGRVSAAHSVLASASVAHVLAARTAVLQRRRSRHSGPLHHSALGLQKDIVELLTQSNTAAAIELGNLLTSHEMEGLLLAHDRIANHTDGTPSPTPTPTPAILGGVVVSGHSSPVTGPKRNLGMVVPPPVVPPPLAQRGAMPLPRGESPPPVPMPPLASMPMNLPMSACFGTLNDQNDNIRIIQIEKSTEPLGATVRNEGEAVVIGRIVRGGAAEKSGLLHEGDEILEVNGQELRGKTVNEVCALLGAMQGTLTFLIVPAGSPPVHGGVMGGGPTGNTLAGLGGAHRDTAVLHVRAHFDYDPEDDLYIPCRELGISFQKGDVLHVISREDPNWWQAYREGEEDQTLAGLIPSQSFQHQRETMKLAIAEEAGLARSRGKDGSGSKGATLLCARKGRKKKKKASSEAGYPLYATTAPDETDPEEILTYEEVALYYPRATHKRPIVLIGPPNIGRHELRQRLMADSERFSAAVPHTSRARREGEVPGVDYHFITRQAFEADILARRFVEHGEYEKAYYGTSLEAIRTVVASGKICVLNLHPQSLKLLRASDLKPYVVLVAPPSLDKLRQKKLRNGEPFKEEELKDIIATARDMEARWGHLFDMIIINNDTERAYHQLLAEINSLEREPQWVPAQWVHNNRDES from the exons ATGGTCGTGTCCACTTTGCACATAACGCTGGAGAACAACGGCAATGTTGCTGGCGGACAGCCAGCAGTTGCTGCTGTCGTCGGAGCAGCAACATCGCCCACCAAGTTTGCCCAGCTGTcggtgcagcaattgcaattgcaacACCAACAACAGAACGAGAAGGAGAACCACAtgaacaataacaacaacagcgaCTATTGTGATATGAATGGCAATGGAATTGCTAGTGGTGTTCCGGGATCGGGACCTCTATCGCCCCATTCCCCGGAGCAATATGCCGGCTCACCTGTCTCATCCACTGCCACGCCCCAGCGCACCGCCTCCGCCCTGCGTCGCGGCATTCAAATCCAGCGATCCTCGACGCGTTTGCGACAACAACAG GAGCAACTGCGCCGGCGACgcgaggaggaggagcgcATAGCGCAGCAGAATGAGTTCCTGCGGAACAGCCTGCGTGGTTCCCGGAAGCTGAAGGCGCTCCAGGACACGGCCACGCCCGGCAAGGCGGTGgcccaacagcagcagcaggccaCGCAGGTCACCCAGGTGGTGGGCGTGGAGAATGAGGCCTATCTGCCCGACGAGGATCAGCCGCAGGCGGAGCAGATCGATG GCTATGGCGAGTTGATAACCGCCCTCACCCGCCTCCAAAGCCAGCTGAGCAAGAGTGGGCTGAGCACCCTGGCGGGCAGGGTTTCGGCCGCCCACAGTGTCCTGGCCAGCGCCAGTGTGGCCCATGTCCTGGCCGCCCGCACCGCTGTCCTCCAGCGACGGCGTTCCCGCCACTCTGGCCCACTGCATCACAGTGCCCTCGGTCTGCAAAAGGACATTGTGGAGCTGCTCACCCAATCGAATACGGCGGCGGCGATCGAACTGGGCAACCTGCTGACCAGCCACGAAATGGAGGGTCTGCTCCTGGCCCACGATCGCATTGCCAATCACACGGATGGCACGCCCTCAcccacgcccacgcccacGCCGGCGATTTTGGGAGGAGTGGTGGTCAGTGGTCACAGCAGTCCGGTGACAGGACCCAAACGGAATCTGGGTATGGTGGTGCCACCACCTGTGGTCCCACCGCCACTGGCGCAGCGAGGAGCGATGCCACTGCCACGCGGGGAATCCCCACCGCCGGTGCCCATGCCACCACTGGCCAGTATGCCCATGAATCTGCCGATGAGTGCGTGCTTTGGCACACTGAACGATCAGAACGACAACATCCGGATCATACAGATTGAAAAGTCCACAGAGCCACTGGGCGCCACCGTGCGCAACGAAGGCGAGGCGGTGGTCATCGGAAGGATTGTCCGTGGTGGAGCGGCAGAGAAGTCGGGACTTCTGCACGAGGGCGACGAGATCCTGGAGGTCAATGGTCAGGAGTTGCGGGGCAAGACGGTGAACGAGGTGTGCGCCCTACTGGGCGCCATGCAGGGCACCCTGACCTTCCTCATTGTCCCAGCCGGCAGTCCACCCGTCCATGGCGGTGTGATGGGCGGTGGGCCAACGGGCAACACCCTGGCCGGATTGGGCGGTGCCCATCGGGACACCGCCGTGCTGCATGTGCGGGCGCACTTCGACTACGATCCGGAGGATGATCTGTATATACCCTGCCGGGAGCTGGGCATCAGCTTCCAGAAGGGCGATGTGCTGCACGTGATCAGCCGCGAGGATCCCAACTGGTGGCAGGCGTATCGCGAGGGCGAGGAGGACCAGACGCTGGCCGGTCTAATTCCTAGTCAGTCGTTCCAGCATCAGCGCGAGACGATGAAGCTGGCCATTGCGGAGGAGGCGGGATTGGCGCGATCCCGGGGCAAGGACGGATCGGGCAGCAAAGGGGCCACGCTCCTCTGTGCGCGCAAGGGTcgcaaaaagaagaagaaggcCAGCTCCGAGGCGGG GTATCCCTTGTACGCCACCACGGCTCCGGATGAGACGGACCCGGAGGAGATACTCACCTATGAGGAGGTGGCCCTGTACTATCCCCGCGCCACCCACAAGCGGCCCATCGTCCTCATCGGCCCGCCCAACATTGGTAGACATGAGCTGCGCCAACGCCTGATGGCTGACTCGGAGCGATTCTCCGCCGCAGTGCCAC ACACGTCACGAGCCCGCAGGGAGGGCGAAGTGCCCGGAGTGGATTACCACTTTATCACGCGCCAAGCCTTCGAGGCGGATATTTTGGCGCGTCGCTTTGTGGAGCACGGTGAATACGAGAAGGCCTACTACG GCACATCACTGGAGGCCATTCGCACGGTGGTGGCCAGCGGCAAGATCTGTGTGCTCAACCTGCATCCGCAGAGCCTAAAGCTGCTGCGCGCCTCCGACCTCAAGCCGTATGTGGTCCTGGTGGCGCCGCCCAGTCTGGACAAGCTGCGCCAAAAGAAGCTGCGCAACGGCGAACCCTTCAAG GAGGAAGAGCTCAAAGACATCATTGCCACGGCCAGGGATATGGAGGCCCGTTGGGGTCACCTGTTCGATATGATCATCATCAACAACGACACGGAGCGCGCCTACCACCAGCTGCTGGCCGAGATCAACTCGCTGGAACGGGAGCCGCAGTGGGTGCCCGCCCAGTGGGTGCACAACAATCGCGACGAGTCATAA